From Arachis stenosperma cultivar V10309 chromosome 2, arast.V10309.gnm1.PFL2, whole genome shotgun sequence, one genomic window encodes:
- the LOC130960227 gene encoding uncharacterized protein LOC130960227, with translation MPSQVSDHLEPWHNLQDKVVLVTGASSGLGLDFCLDLAKSGCRIVAAARRLDRLRSLCDEINQMASPEKGSGASSHRAVAVELDVCADGPTIERSVQKAWDAFGHIDSLINNAGVRGTVKSALKLSEKEWDHVLRTNLTGSWLVAKYVCKRMYDAKQKGSVINISSTSGLNRGHLPGAAAYASSKAGVITLTKVMAMELGSNKIRVNSISPGIFKSEITESLMQKDWLDNVMKKIVPLRTYGTSNPALTSLVRYLIHDSSEYVTGNNFIVDSGTTLAGLPIYSSL, from the exons ATGCCGTCACAGGTCTCCGACCACCTGGAACCATGGCACAACCTCCAAGACAAGGTTGTGTTAGTCACCGGCGCTTCCTCCGGGCTCGGCCTGGACTTCTGCCTCGACCTCGCCAAATCCGGCTGCAGGATCGTGGCGGCGGCTCGCCGATTGGACCGCCTCAGGTCTCTGTGCGACGAAATCAATCAGATGGCCTCGCCGGAGAAAGGCAGCGGTGCAAGTAGCCACCGTGCGGTCGCCGTGGAACTCGACGTGTGTGCCGATGGCCCCACCATCGAGAGGTCTGTGCAAAAGGCGTGGGACGCGTTTGGGCACATTGATTCCTTGATTAACAACGCTGGCGTAAGAG GAACTGTGAAATCGGCATTGAAATTGTCTGAGAAGGAATGGGATCATGTTCTCAGAACAAACTTAACTGGTTCTTGGTTGGTAGCGAAATATGTATGCAAACGCATGTATGATGCAAAGCAAAAGGGATCTGTTATTAACATTTCTTCTACTTCTGGTCTGAATCGTGGTCATTTGCCTGGAGCTGCTGCATATGCATCTTCAAAAGCAGGTGTCATTACGCTAACAAAG GTTATGGCTATGGAATTGGGGTCGAACAAAATTAGAGTGAATTCTATTTCCCCTGGAATTTTCAAGTCTGAAATCACTGAGAGTTTAATGCAGAAAGATTGGTTAGATAATGTGATGAAGAAAATAGTACCATTGAGAACTTATGGCACATCGAATCCAGCATTGACATCTTTAGTTCGTTACCTGATTCACGATTCATCTGAATATGTCACCGGCAATAATTTTATTGTTGATTCTGGAACAACTCTAGCAGGTTTACCTATTTATTCGTCTCTTTGA